In bacterium 336/3, the following proteins share a genomic window:
- a CDS encoding tRNA modification GTPase MnmE, giving the protein MLKYLDISDTIVAPATPQGVGAIAVIRISGKNAIQIVNSVFKGKNLEAQETHTIHFGTIRKDSGEIVDEVLVSLFKEPRSFTKENVIEISSHGSPFIVEQILQLLVNKGARMAHAGEFTRRAFLNGQFDLAQAEAVADLISSDSQASHQVAMNQMRGGFSKKIKDLREELIRFAALVELELDFAEEDVEFANRVQLRSFLDGVLSYVNELLSSFQLGNVLKNGIPTVIVGKPNAGKSTLLNALLQEEKAIVSDIAGTTRDSIEDEIILEGIRFRFIDTAGLRETTDQIEAIGVERAKQKIQEASLVMYLFDAASTPISEVETIEQELKKLQKPYFLLFNKIDKVDSTVIEKLKNFEHSICISAKEQKNLTALHNALLSVVKNKQVKTGDVVINNLRHFEALSLTQKSLEKVLEDIETQLTTDLLAMDIREAVMHLGSIIGEVTNDDLLDYIFSKFCIGK; this is encoded by the coding sequence ATTTTGAAATATTTAGATATATCCGATACCATTGTTGCCCCTGCTACTCCACAAGGTGTGGGAGCCATTGCAGTCATTAGAATTTCAGGCAAAAACGCTATTCAAATAGTAAACAGTGTTTTTAAAGGTAAAAATTTAGAAGCTCAAGAAACTCATACCATTCATTTTGGAACAATCCGAAAGGATTCTGGAGAAATTGTAGATGAAGTGTTGGTTTCACTTTTCAAAGAACCTCGTTCTTTTACCAAAGAAAATGTGATTGAAATTTCTTCGCATGGTTCGCCTTTTATTGTGGAGCAAATTTTGCAACTGCTTGTAAATAAAGGAGCTAGAATGGCTCATGCAGGCGAGTTTACACGCAGAGCTTTTTTAAATGGACAGTTTGACCTTGCCCAAGCCGAAGCAGTTGCTGACCTGATTTCCTCTGATTCTCAGGCTTCTCACCAAGTTGCCATGAACCAAATGCGAGGAGGTTTTTCCAAAAAAATCAAGGATTTACGAGAAGAACTCATTCGTTTTGCTGCTCTTGTGGAGCTTGAACTCGATTTTGCAGAAGAAGATGTCGAATTCGCTAATAGAGTTCAACTTAGAAGTTTTTTGGATGGAGTTTTGAGTTATGTCAATGAGCTTTTAAGCTCTTTTCAGTTGGGCAACGTTCTCAAAAATGGCATCCCGACTGTCATTGTAGGAAAACCCAACGCAGGGAAATCTACCCTGCTCAATGCCTTACTCCAAGAAGAAAAAGCCATTGTTTCCGATATTGCAGGCACTACTCGTGATAGCATTGAAGATGAGATTATTTTAGAAGGTATTCGTTTCCGCTTCATTGATACAGCTGGTTTGCGTGAAACTACTGACCAAATCGAAGCGATTGGTGTTGAGAGAGCCAAACAGAAAATACAAGAAGCGTCATTAGTGATGTATCTCTTTGATGCTGCCTCCACTCCTATTTCGGAAGTAGAAACGATTGAACAAGAACTTAAAAAATTACAAAAGCCTTATTTTCTGCTTTTTAATAAAATTGACAAAGTGGATTCAACGGTTATTGAGAAACTTAAAAACTTTGAACACAGCATTTGTATTTCTGCCAAAGAACAAAAAAACCTTACAGCATTACATAATGCTTTACTTTCGGTGGTAAAAAATAAGCAAGTAAAAACTGGCGATGTGGTGATTAACAACCTCAGGCATTTTGAAGCTCTTTCTCTTACGCAAAAGTCTTTAGAAAAGGTGTTGGAAGATATTGAAACACAGCTCACAACAGACCTACTGGCAATGGACATCCGAGAGGCTGTGATGCATTTAGGCAGTATTATTGGTGAAGTTACCAATGACGACCTCCTTGATTACATTTTCTCCAAATTTTGTATTGGAAAGTAA